One Lentibacillus cibarius DNA window includes the following coding sequences:
- a CDS encoding selenium metabolism-associated LysR family transcriptional regulator, protein MNYERLKTFITVAEKNSFSEAAKVLFVTQPTITSQVKSLEDELNTKLFERTTKKVEMTQAAKVLLKYAREIVQMNDSARKEITQMDSNSYGDLGMGCSLTIGEYFLPAFLKRFNKTYPLIQIQVSIANSNSIVERIKDQLIDVGLIETPIEDDQIQIEPFLEDELVLIAPPDFLAAGETITLEQIQRTPIIFREEGSGTREVVTHYLQQAGLSEDDLHIVMELGSTEAIKAVVESGLGVSFISKKAIQKEEELGLLKAYSINSLELNRHFYIAYRKKQVLKSATELFLESLRSTAREAVTVH, encoded by the coding sequence GTGAACTATGAACGGTTGAAAACGTTTATCACGGTTGCCGAGAAAAATAGTTTTTCCGAAGCTGCTAAAGTGTTGTTTGTGACTCAGCCGACGATTACTTCACAGGTGAAGTCTTTGGAAGACGAATTGAACACCAAATTGTTCGAGCGTACGACTAAAAAAGTAGAGATGACGCAAGCAGCGAAAGTTTTACTGAAATATGCTAGGGAAATTGTACAAATGAATGATTCGGCACGTAAGGAAATCACGCAAATGGACAGTAATTCTTATGGGGATTTAGGGATGGGGTGCAGTCTAACAATTGGGGAGTATTTCCTTCCGGCGTTTCTAAAACGTTTTAACAAAACATATCCTTTAATACAAATTCAAGTCAGTATTGCCAATTCCAATTCGATTGTGGAACGTATTAAGGATCAATTAATTGATGTCGGGTTAATTGAAACGCCAATCGAGGATGACCAAATACAAATTGAGCCTTTTTTAGAGGATGAACTTGTACTGATTGCACCCCCTGACTTTTTAGCGGCTGGGGAAACCATAACACTGGAACAAATTCAGCGAACACCTATTATCTTTCGAGAGGAGGGATCAGGAACACGGGAAGTTGTTACGCATTATTTACAGCAAGCGGGATTATCTGAAGATGACCTGCATATAGTGATGGAACTTGGTAGTACTGAAGCTATTAAGGCGGTAGTGGAATCAGGTTTAGGGGTTTCCTTTATTTCTAAAAAAGCTATCCAGAAGGAAGAAGAATTGGGGCTTTTGAAAGCTTACTCCATCAATAGCCTGGAGTTGAACCGGCACTTTTACATTGCTTACCGTAAAAAGCAAGTGCTGAAATCGGCAACAGAACTTTTTTTGGAATCGTTGCGGAGTACTGCGCGGGAGGCAGTGACGGTTCACTAA
- a CDS encoding aminotransferase, translating to MKAQTEMNQTSAANESHLWNAMHKYDPEAKAMVADSGKGSWFVDEEGNKYMDGVSGLWCLNVGYGREEIANAAAEQLKKLAYFPLTMNHKPAIQLANKLSELLGGDYQTFFSNSGSEANETAFKIARQYHIQTGNPTKYKFISRYRAYHGSTMGAMGATAQANRRVKYDPGAPGFLHVAPPYSYRSLYAGTPEEKDLAAADELEEKIIWEGEETVAAVIMEPFISGGGVIIPSLKYIERVAEICKKHQVLLIMDEVVAGFGRTGEMFGFKHANGVEPDMVTMAKGLTSGYLPLAATSVRNDIYEAFKQDGKDSHFRHVSTYGGHPAACAVALENIRIIEEEDIVGRVKQLGQTKLSELHDLTDHKNVGEVRQKGFLVGLEMVEDKDTKEPLSEAKVGQIVSQCKQKGLIIGKNGDTVPGGNNIIIIAPPLTSSEEDLDFVIDTVKSVIHSM from the coding sequence ATGAAAGCGCAAACAGAGATGAATCAAACTTCTGCTGCTAATGAATCACATCTTTGGAACGCCATGCACAAATATGATCCTGAAGCAAAAGCGATGGTAGCTGACTCAGGTAAAGGATCATGGTTCGTGGATGAAGAGGGAAATAAGTATATGGATGGTGTATCCGGGCTGTGGTGTCTTAACGTAGGTTACGGAAGAGAGGAAATTGCCAACGCGGCTGCAGAGCAGTTAAAGAAACTGGCCTATTTTCCTTTAACCATGAACCATAAACCAGCGATTCAATTGGCCAATAAACTAAGTGAACTGCTTGGCGGGGATTACCAGACATTTTTCTCCAACAGTGGTTCAGAGGCAAATGAAACTGCCTTTAAAATAGCTCGTCAATACCATATACAGACGGGGAATCCGACAAAGTATAAATTTATTTCCAGATATCGGGCTTATCATGGTTCAACAATGGGTGCGATGGGTGCTACCGCTCAGGCGAATCGTCGGGTTAAATATGACCCAGGTGCACCAGGTTTCTTGCATGTTGCACCACCATATAGCTACCGGTCACTGTATGCAGGTACACCAGAAGAGAAAGACCTGGCTGCTGCCGATGAGCTGGAAGAAAAGATTATATGGGAAGGCGAAGAAACGGTTGCAGCTGTCATCATGGAGCCATTCATTTCCGGCGGTGGTGTCATTATCCCATCATTAAAATATATCGAACGCGTCGCTGAAATTTGTAAGAAGCATCAGGTGCTACTCATTATGGACGAAGTCGTTGCCGGCTTTGGAAGAACAGGAGAAATGTTCGGTTTCAAGCATGCCAATGGTGTGGAACCGGATATGGTGACCATGGCAAAAGGTTTGACCAGTGGATATCTGCCGCTTGCAGCCACTTCCGTAAGAAATGACATTTACGAGGCATTTAAACAAGACGGAAAAGACAGTCATTTCCGGCATGTTTCGACTTACGGTGGTCATCCGGCAGCTTGTGCAGTAGCGCTTGAGAACATTAGAATTATCGAGGAAGAAGATATTGTTGGCCGTGTGAAGCAACTTGGTCAAACAAAACTTTCAGAGCTACACGATCTGACCGACCATAAAAATGTCGGAGAAGTTCGTCAAAAGGGTTTCCTGGTTGGGCTGGAGATGGTAGAAGACAAAGATACAAAAGAACCACTCTCAGAAGCAAAAGTAGGCCAGATTGTTTCCCAATGTAAGCAGAAAGGATTAATTATTGGAAAAAATGGTGATACAGTGCCGGGTGGTAATAATATAATCATTATTGCGCCACCGCTAACTAGTTCAGAAGAAGATTTAGACTTTGTCATCGATACGGTCAAGTCAGTCATTCACAGTATGTAG
- the ald gene encoding alanine dehydrogenase: MIIGVPREIKNNERRVALTPPGVTVFTNAGHDVWVEASAGIGSGFADSEYADAGAKIVDTAEEAWSAEMVMKVKEPQPEEYAFLREGLILFTYLHLAAEPELTRQLAEKKVTAIAYETIQDQKGALPLLAPMSEIAGRMSVQIGAQYLENTKGGKGVLLSGVPGVKPANVAVIGGGAVGTNAAKIAHGYGANVTILDINTNRLRELDELFSGNVNTLMSNPLNIQEAVKDADLVVGAVLIPGAKAPQLVSEDMIKEMQEGSVIIDVAVDQGGSIETVDRITTHDNPTYEKHGVLHYAVPNIPGAVARTSTMSLTNNTSQYGVFLANKGVEEAVKSNEAFAKGVNTHAGVVTHQSVAETHNMDYKPITTVLSDKTVSAH; the protein is encoded by the coding sequence ATGATTATTGGAGTCCCACGAGAGATTAAAAACAATGAAAGGCGTGTTGCTCTAACCCCACCCGGAGTCACAGTGTTTACAAACGCTGGTCATGATGTATGGGTGGAAGCATCCGCTGGAATTGGAAGCGGTTTCGCTGATAGTGAATATGCGGATGCTGGGGCTAAAATTGTGGATACAGCCGAGGAAGCTTGGTCTGCAGAAATGGTTATGAAAGTAAAGGAACCACAGCCGGAAGAGTACGCATTTTTACGTGAAGGTTTAATTTTGTTTACGTATTTGCATTTGGCTGCGGAACCAGAATTAACACGTCAGCTTGCAGAGAAGAAAGTGACTGCAATAGCATATGAAACCATTCAGGATCAAAAAGGTGCACTTCCTTTACTTGCACCAATGAGTGAAATCGCCGGTCGGATGTCTGTGCAGATTGGTGCTCAGTATCTGGAAAATACAAAAGGCGGAAAAGGTGTTCTGCTTAGTGGTGTACCGGGCGTGAAACCTGCCAATGTAGCAGTTATCGGCGGGGGAGCAGTTGGCACAAATGCAGCGAAAATCGCTCACGGTTATGGTGCCAATGTAACTATCCTTGACATCAACACCAACCGGCTGCGTGAACTGGATGAATTATTCAGCGGAAATGTTAATACGCTGATGTCTAATCCTCTTAATATACAGGAAGCGGTGAAAGATGCGGATCTTGTAGTTGGGGCAGTACTGATTCCGGGAGCAAAAGCACCGCAACTTGTATCGGAAGACATGATCAAAGAAATGCAAGAAGGTTCAGTTATCATTGATGTTGCGGTCGATCAAGGGGGGTCGATTGAAACAGTTGACCGAATTACAACACATGATAATCCAACCTATGAAAAACACGGTGTCCTCCATTACGCGGTTCCAAATATTCCGGGAGCTGTCGCACGGACGTCAACCATGTCTCTGACAAATAACACAAGTCAGTATGGTGTGTTTTTAGCAAATAAAGGGGTTGAAGAGGCAGTTAAATCGAATGAGGCATTTGCTAAAGGCGTCAATACGCATGCGGGGGTAGTAACGCATCAATCTGTTGCTGAGACGCACAACATGGACTATAAGCCAATTACCACTGTATTAAGTGATAAAACTGTCTCTGCACATTAA
- a CDS encoding GntR family transcriptional regulator, with protein sequence MRLDYESSLPLHVQLKGIIEGQVANGVLTGQIPSERNFMEEYQVSRSTVREAINQLVREGILEKRHGTGTFVSLKPINEWLGNLTSTTDTIRQMGMKPGAKLITYYKTIPPSPILEQTGFHEAYFIKRVRYADSIPIGVECHYFPVSIGKALVQYDLNDISLYEFEENELGIWFAEASQTIGSGTIAEENASYLNIPPHSHVLIAERTIKNQDGRIIELEKAYYRSDMYKFTINLSRKFG encoded by the coding sequence ATGCGATTAGATTATGAGAGTTCGTTGCCGCTACATGTTCAATTGAAAGGTATTATTGAGGGGCAAGTGGCTAATGGGGTGCTTACAGGGCAAATCCCCAGTGAACGCAATTTTATGGAAGAGTATCAAGTTAGCCGGAGTACGGTACGAGAGGCAATTAACCAACTTGTGCGAGAGGGTATTTTGGAGAAACGGCACGGTACCGGGACGTTTGTTTCCCTCAAGCCGATCAATGAATGGCTGGGTAATCTCACTAGTACGACCGATACAATCAGGCAGATGGGTATGAAACCAGGTGCAAAGCTCATAACTTATTATAAAACAATCCCTCCTTCTCCTATTCTGGAGCAAACGGGTTTTCACGAAGCATATTTTATTAAACGGGTACGATATGCAGACAGTATACCAATTGGTGTTGAATGCCACTACTTTCCGGTTTCTATTGGAAAGGCGCTTGTCCAGTATGACTTAAACGATATATCCCTTTATGAATTTGAAGAGAATGAGCTCGGTATTTGGTTTGCGGAAGCGAGCCAAACGATTGGCAGCGGTACGATAGCTGAAGAGAATGCAAGCTACTTAAATATCCCTCCGCATTCGCATGTTTTAATCGCTGAACGTACGATTAAGAATCAGGATGGACGTATTATCGAACTGGAAAAGGCTTACTACCGCAGTGATATGTACAAATTCACCATTAACCTGTCAAGAAAATTTGGATGA
- a CDS encoding EamA family transporter, whose translation MSFLALVLVIISAFMHATWNYLAKRSAGGYTFVWLYMVVSIVVYAPFVIGLLMLMDHHIGWLELGFMAGSAAIHLAYSLLLQKGYKIGDLSLVYPVCRGTGPLLVAIAAVFIYDERLTTLGIIGIALITCSIFVITGGMQAIKKANTFVPLLYGLLIGVLIASYTLLDKGAVSVVMISPLLLTYGSMIGQVLFLSPFVLRRRSEISREWRLHRKEAIGVGVLNQLAYILVLTAMTFTPVSHVAPVREMSIVIGTIMGSRMLSEGFGARRIAAAGTMVAGVIAVALQ comes from the coding sequence ATGTCGTTTTTAGCGCTTGTACTTGTTATTATATCTGCGTTTATGCATGCTACTTGGAATTATCTAGCTAAACGGTCGGCCGGTGGTTATACGTTTGTATGGCTTTACATGGTCGTCAGCATTGTCGTTTACGCACCGTTTGTCATTGGTCTCTTGATGCTAATGGACCATCACATTGGATGGCTGGAATTAGGGTTTATGGCTGGAAGTGCAGCGATTCATTTAGCTTACTCGTTGCTACTGCAAAAAGGTTATAAAATTGGTGATCTATCTCTTGTATATCCGGTTTGCCGTGGTACGGGTCCTTTACTGGTAGCCATTGCTGCTGTTTTTATTTACGATGAACGACTGACAACACTAGGAATCATTGGGATAGCACTAATTACCTGCAGTATTTTTGTTATAACGGGCGGAATGCAAGCCATTAAAAAAGCTAATACATTTGTTCCGCTTTTATATGGATTGCTAATCGGGGTGCTGATTGCTTCTTATACGCTGCTGGATAAGGGTGCAGTCAGTGTTGTTATGATTTCGCCATTGTTATTAACATATGGCAGTATGATCGGTCAGGTCCTTTTTTTATCACCGTTTGTTCTACGTCGACGGAGTGAAATCAGTCGTGAATGGCGGCTGCACCGGAAAGAAGCTATTGGTGTAGGGGTACTAAATCAGCTTGCCTATATTCTTGTGCTGACAGCTATGACATTTACACCTGTCAGCCATGTCGCTCCAGTACGTGAAATGAGTATCGTTATTGGGACGATTATGGGCAGTCGCATGCTTTCAGAAGGATTTGGTGCACGCAGAATAGCCGCAGCCGGGACAATGGTCGCTGGTGTGATTGCTGTGGCGCTTCAATAA
- a CDS encoding reverse transcriptase-like protein codes for MIEIYTDGATIGNPGLSGAGVFIRGNNQSFEYAFPLGIMSNHEAEFHAVLKALEVCKKLFPGEILSLRSDSKVVVDVLENNFTKNKTFLPFLETFREEVTHFPHVFIKWIPEKQNNHADLLARNALQEL; via the coding sequence TTGATTGAAATATACACAGATGGGGCAACAATCGGTAATCCCGGTCTCAGTGGGGCTGGGGTTTTTATAAGAGGTAACAATCAATCATTTGAGTACGCTTTTCCTTTAGGAATTATGTCAAACCATGAGGCTGAATTTCACGCCGTTTTGAAAGCGCTGGAAGTTTGTAAAAAACTTTTTCCCGGCGAAATACTGTCACTACGGTCGGATTCAAAAGTGGTTGTGGATGTGCTCGAAAATAACTTTACTAAAAATAAAACTTTCCTCCCCTTTCTTGAAACGTTTCGGGAAGAAGTAACCCATTTTCCGCACGTTTTTATTAAATGGATACCTGAAAAGCAAAATAACCACGCAGATTTATTGGCAAGAAATGCACTTCAGGAGCTATGA
- a CDS encoding Maf family protein has product MKHRLILASSSPRRQELLAQAGIPFTVRSQDADESLITETDPREKVKQLAQLKGRNVAIKDEGELILAADTVVSFQHNIFGKPQSEMEAHAMLSALSGNVHEVYTGVMLKTRYIERVFTVKTDVVFWPLSNEEIDHYIATGDPFDKAGAYGIQSKGAVLVKCINGDYYNVVGLPLSRLVREMALF; this is encoded by the coding sequence GTGAAGCATCGACTTATTTTGGCATCTTCATCACCACGGAGACAGGAGTTGTTAGCGCAGGCTGGTATCCCTTTTACGGTGCGCAGTCAGGATGCAGATGAATCACTGATTACGGAAACGGACCCGCGAGAGAAAGTGAAACAGCTCGCACAATTAAAAGGAAGAAATGTGGCAATCAAAGATGAAGGTGAATTAATACTGGCAGCAGATACAGTTGTGTCTTTTCAACATAACATATTTGGTAAACCGCAAAGTGAAATGGAGGCACATGCTATGCTGTCTGCACTTAGCGGGAACGTGCATGAAGTATACACAGGTGTAATGCTTAAGACAAGGTATATAGAACGGGTATTCACAGTGAAAACGGACGTAGTGTTTTGGCCGTTATCGAACGAGGAGATAGACCATTACATCGCAACCGGCGACCCTTTTGACAAAGCAGGTGCTTACGGGATTCAAAGCAAGGGAGCGGTGTTAGTCAAATGTATTAACGGTGACTACTATAATGTCGTTGGGCTACCTTTATCACGTTTAGTACGGGAAATGGCATTATTTTAA
- a CDS encoding DinB family protein: MSSGMDDVAQGWLQHRMVLDDLLALTDNDYVDYRPWDGAMSLGELAIHIVTSTDMFIKGIKQGEFSAPATEDNFKTINDVRTIVQRYTDQTREDIKSIFDFQLKGYILFNGVRAPGTYWLSNAIDHEIHHKGQLFTYVRMTGAQNLPSFMRQPNEV; encoded by the coding sequence ATGAGTAGCGGTATGGATGATGTAGCACAAGGATGGTTGCAGCATCGGATGGTTCTCGATGATTTACTTGCATTGACCGATAACGACTATGTGGACTACAGACCATGGGATGGTGCAATGTCGCTTGGAGAGCTGGCCATTCACATTGTCACGTCAACCGATATGTTTATTAAAGGGATTAAACAAGGGGAATTCAGCGCCCCTGCTACAGAAGATAATTTTAAAACCATCAATGATGTACGCACCATTGTTCAGCGTTATACGGATCAGACAAGGGAAGACATCAAATCCATTTTTGACTTCCAGCTGAAAGGCTATATCTTGTTCAACGGCGTTCGGGCGCCAGGTACCTATTGGCTGTCAAACGCCATTGATCACGAAATCCATCATAAAGGACAACTTTTCACTTACGTTCGCATGACCGGCGCACAAAATCTGCCATCTTTCATGCGACAGCCTAATGAAGTATAG
- a CDS encoding sugar isomerase domain-containing protein, translating into MFEYMEKMKGQMDRLEQVNSENLQATSKLIGDTLINDKIIHILGTGHSHMIGLELFIRAGGLANVNAILDSTVLTADGAIRSSKLERVSGIADILWEEQNIAKDDLVMVISNSGRNALPIEFAMRAKKEGHTVIALTSLEQSKQYPSRHSSGKKLYEIGDIVLDNCVPSGDGLLEIEGIQTGAPSTVSGITLLHTAVTEGMKIAAKHGVKLPVYTSQNIDGYSNSELYEKYSGRIKHM; encoded by the coding sequence ATGTTTGAGTATATGGAAAAGATGAAGGGACAAATGGATCGTTTAGAACAAGTGAATAGCGAAAATTTGCAAGCGACGTCAAAGTTAATTGGGGATACACTCATTAATGATAAAATAATTCACATTTTAGGCACCGGTCATTCACACATGATAGGCTTGGAACTTTTTATTCGTGCCGGCGGATTGGCCAACGTAAATGCAATCCTCGACTCGACTGTATTGACAGCAGATGGTGCCATCAGAAGCAGCAAATTGGAAAGAGTTAGCGGCATAGCTGATATATTGTGGGAGGAACAAAACATTGCCAAAGATGACCTGGTGATGGTGATCTCCAATTCGGGCAGAAACGCACTACCAATTGAATTTGCCATGCGAGCGAAAAAAGAAGGACACACCGTGATTGCATTAACTTCATTGGAGCAGAGCAAACAATACCCAAGCAGACACAGCAGTGGTAAAAAGTTATACGAAATAGGAGATATTGTACTGGATAACTGTGTTCCTTCTGGTGATGGCCTACTTGAAATAGAAGGAATCCAGACAGGTGCGCCATCGACAGTATCAGGCATCACATTGCTCCATACCGCTGTGACAGAAGGAATGAAAATAGCTGCCAAACATGGCGTAAAGCTTCCAGTCTACACAAGTCAAAATATCGATGGCTACAGTAACAGTGAATTGTACGAAAAATATAGTGGCCGAATTAAGCATATGTAA
- a CDS encoding YitT family protein has translation MMGKLLKDLILIITGTLMYALALTFLAIPNNLADGGLPGLSIILHYAFGWSPGIVNFIIASIIILIGYRVLPRRSVLLTVVTTPLISFFIYITEGLGEPLGDTLVSAIFAGFFIGIGAGLIFRTGSSMGGTSVIARMFNHNLGWDLTRTNFVFDAAIVSSGLFIIGPLNTMYTIISLFVGKKATDLIIEGLDTRKAVSIISAYAPEITDEVVQQMKTSATVFEGYGGYMKENADMAYIIISKYQLLKLKRIINSVDEKAFVVIHDVRDVFGGSFSWAKKP, from the coding sequence ATGATGGGAAAACTTTTAAAAGATCTTATTTTAATTATCACTGGTACACTTATGTACGCCTTGGCACTGACCTTTCTGGCTATTCCAAACAACCTGGCTGATGGTGGTCTTCCTGGTCTGTCCATCATCTTGCACTACGCATTCGGATGGTCACCCGGTATCGTAAACTTTATTATCGCATCTATTATTATCTTGATTGGGTATCGTGTGCTGCCAAGACGATCGGTACTGTTGACGGTTGTCACAACTCCGCTCATTTCCTTCTTCATCTACATTACAGAAGGGCTTGGTGAGCCGTTGGGGGACACGCTCGTATCTGCCATTTTTGCCGGATTTTTTATTGGCATCGGAGCAGGTTTAATCTTCCGCACTGGCAGCTCTATGGGCGGGACAAGTGTCATCGCTAGAATGTTTAACCATAATCTGGGCTGGGATTTGACACGGACAAATTTTGTGTTTGACGCAGCCATTGTTTCATCGGGACTTTTTATTATCGGACCGCTTAACACGATGTATACCATTATCTCGTTATTCGTCGGCAAAAAAGCGACCGATCTCATTATAGAGGGGCTTGACACACGCAAAGCCGTCAGCATTATTTCTGCTTATGCGCCGGAAATTACTGACGAAGTGGTACAGCAGATGAAAACAAGTGCGACCGTTTTTGAGGGTTACGGAGGCTATATGAAAGAGAATGCTGATATGGCCTATATTATTATCAGCAAATACCAGCTGTTGAAACTTAAACGTATTATTAATTCCGTCGACGAAAAGGCATTTGTCGTCATCCATGACGTTCGCGACGTATTCGGTGGCAGTTTCTCCTGGGCAAAAAAGCCCTAA
- a CDS encoding glycine betaine ABC transporter substrate-binding protein produces the protein MLSMLLAACGGDGEKEEDTGSSNGGDSENAEAKSEGPELGQKDLTEPYVAWARETISTEMLKQLLEKAGYNVEKKQVEAGAMFSSVADGSADFQTSTWLPATHKPYWDKYSDDLVKVKQVLDKAPLALTVPSYMDDVDSMEDLKGNEELGESVDWEITGIDPGAGIMQNTEEAIKEYGLDNWSLLRSSEAAMLTELQSAIENEEPIIVPLWKPHWAFGVMDLKMLDDSKGIYGGEGDQIYTIARKGLKEDAPRAYKVMEQYDESYEMINKLMPKVHKDDQPVEEVVKNFLDNNPDKVDEWLDGVPTE, from the coding sequence ATGCTGTCCATGCTTTTAGCCGCATGTGGTGGTGACGGCGAGAAGGAAGAAGATACTGGTTCCTCGAACGGCGGGGATTCCGAAAACGCAGAAGCAAAAAGTGAAGGACCTGAACTGGGTCAGAAAGACTTGACGGAGCCTTACGTTGCTTGGGCTCGGGAGACTATCAGTACCGAGATGTTAAAACAACTGCTTGAGAAAGCTGGTTATAACGTTGAAAAGAAACAGGTAGAAGCAGGCGCCATGTTCTCCAGTGTTGCCGACGGATCAGCGGATTTCCAGACTTCCACCTGGTTGCCGGCAACCCATAAACCATACTGGGATAAATATAGTGATGATCTTGTCAAGGTTAAACAAGTGCTGGATAAAGCACCATTAGCCCTGACTGTTCCAAGTTACATGGACGATGTGGATTCCATGGAAGATTTGAAAGGTAACGAAGAGCTCGGTGAATCAGTCGATTGGGAAATTACAGGAATCGATCCGGGCGCTGGCATTATGCAGAATACAGAAGAAGCTATTAAAGAGTATGGTTTGGACAACTGGAGTTTGTTACGTAGCTCAGAAGCGGCAATGCTTACTGAGTTGCAGTCAGCAATAGAAAATGAAGAACCAATCATCGTTCCGCTCTGGAAACCGCATTGGGCTTTCGGTGTCATGGACCTGAAAATGCTTGATGACTCCAAGGGAATCTACGGCGGAGAAGGTGACCAGATTTACACAATAGCCCGCAAAGGTTTGAAAGAAGATGCGCCACGGGCTTATAAGGTGATGGAGCAATATGATGAAAGTTATGAAATGATTAACAAGCTGATGCCTAAAGTTCATAAAGACGATCAGCCTGTTGAAGAGGTTGTAAAGAACTTCCTCGATAATAATCCGGATAAAGTAGACGAGTGGCTAGATGGCGTTCCAACTGAATAA
- the nhaC gene encoding Na+/H+ antiporter NhaC, with translation MEKEATKKPSFMYAFMILVMVIAIISTGMLVFGASIQIMMFTALIAVIPLITRLGYTFKEVEQSAYESMLKALQPGMIILTVGILIGAWMASGTVPSIIYYGIESISPSFFLVITLVLCSVVSLATGASWATVGTAGIAMMGVGHSLGVPVGMTAGAIVSGAFFGDKMSPLSDSTNLSAAVAGAELMDHIKHMLLTTGPAYIITAMIFTVLGLIYGGSSVSSSEVNTLTGYLAENFNLGLIPLIPPAIVITLLVMKKPPVPSIFIGALAGAAVAIAYQGVSVNQVLTTFFDGYYVESGIEMVDTLLQQGGLTSMLPLVALYLFALGLGGILYSYGVLEVILESVVSRIKSRGMLVFVSMFTGYAMLGIGGSFSFSGVMTGTLLKPLFEKFNLRPENLSRIIEDTATQSAPLVPWTAGGLFTAAALGVSPLVYIPFSFLAIFTPMFTLFYGITGYCMKEKKTEKSPHTRIKKLAKV, from the coding sequence ATGGAAAAAGAGGCGACAAAAAAGCCCTCGTTTATGTATGCGTTCATGATTCTGGTAATGGTAATAGCCATTATTTCTACAGGTATGCTAGTTTTTGGAGCATCCATACAGATTATGATGTTTACCGCTTTAATTGCGGTTATTCCTTTGATTACAAGGTTAGGTTACACATTTAAAGAAGTAGAACAAAGCGCCTATGAATCTATGCTTAAGGCATTGCAGCCGGGGATGATTATTCTAACTGTTGGCATTCTGATTGGCGCATGGATGGCGTCTGGTACGGTTCCTTCAATCATCTACTACGGAATTGAATCTATTTCACCAAGTTTTTTTCTTGTTATTACGCTTGTCTTGTGTTCAGTTGTATCGCTTGCTACCGGTGCATCCTGGGCAACCGTCGGGACAGCGGGTATTGCTATGATGGGTGTCGGTCACAGTCTTGGCGTGCCAGTAGGAATGACAGCCGGGGCCATTGTCAGTGGGGCTTTTTTCGGCGATAAGATGTCCCCGTTATCGGACAGCACAAACCTATCGGCAGCTGTAGCAGGGGCAGAATTAATGGATCATATCAAACACATGCTGTTAACAACCGGACCCGCTTATATAATCACCGCGATGATCTTTACGGTGCTTGGATTAATTTACGGCGGCTCGTCAGTAAGCTCGTCGGAAGTAAATACGCTGACCGGTTATCTGGCAGAAAACTTCAACCTCGGCCTCATTCCGTTAATTCCGCCTGCTATTGTGATCACTTTACTAGTAATGAAAAAGCCACCGGTCCCTTCTATATTCATTGGTGCCTTGGCTGGTGCGGCGGTAGCGATCGCTTATCAAGGTGTATCAGTTAATCAGGTGTTAACTACATTTTTTGATGGTTATTATGTGGAATCCGGTATAGAAATGGTGGACACCCTGCTTCAACAGGGCGGTTTGACCAGCATGCTTCCTTTAGTTGCGTTATATTTGTTCGCATTAGGATTAGGCGGGATTTTATATTCGTATGGTGTGCTGGAAGTTATACTCGAATCGGTTGTATCCCGTATTAAAAGTCGAGGGATGCTCGTTTTTGTATCGATGTTTACTGGTTATGCGATGCTTGGAATCGGTGGTTCTTTCTCCTTTTCCGGGGTAATGACGGGTACATTGTTGAAGCCTTTGTTCGAAAAGTTCAACTTACGCCCGGAAAATTTATCGAGAATTATAGAAGACACCGCAACACAAAGCGCACCACTTGTGCCATGGACGGCAGGTGGCCTGTTCACTGCTGCCGCTTTAGGTGTATCGCCACTAGTGTATATTCCGTTCAGCTTTTTGGCCATTTTTACACCAATGTTTACACTGTTCTACGGCATCACTGGCTATTGTATGAAGGAAAAGAAAACCGAAAAGTCACCACATACCCGCATCAAAAAATTAGCCAAAGTTTAG